In one Bryobacteraceae bacterium genomic region, the following are encoded:
- a CDS encoding sugar phosphate isomerase/epimerase family protein codes for MAFPLSRREAVAAIAGAAVARAEKLSRFRLGITTDEIDDDLATACGFIRRFGLEYAEIRNLWGKYNTAQPIEMAHKARAILDDMRIKLAILDTGFFKVPLPPESPEGNRKIDEQFAVLEAAKERAKILGTDKIRIFAFTYKGQKTPNAEPRIAELLKEASRRARGFRLAIENVGESYMWSGADAARILKLVPESNICLTWDPNNAAATGEQSFPDGYKLLDPARIVHVHLRDYRRLPNGKVEWALVGQGEFDHVSQLRALLKAGYKETMSLETHAKIPEGKAAASEASIKGLLERLKQV; via the coding sequence ATGGCCTTCCCCTTGTCCCGCCGCGAAGCAGTCGCCGCGATCGCAGGCGCCGCCGTTGCCCGCGCCGAGAAGCTGTCGCGGTTCCGCCTGGGCATCACCACCGACGAGATCGACGACGACCTTGCCACCGCCTGCGGCTTCATCCGCCGGTTCGGTCTCGAGTACGCCGAGATCCGAAATCTGTGGGGCAAGTACAACACCGCCCAGCCGATTGAGATGGCGCACAAGGCGCGCGCCATCCTTGACGACATGCGCATCAAGCTGGCGATCCTCGACACGGGCTTCTTCAAAGTGCCGCTGCCGCCGGAAAGCCCCGAAGGCAACCGGAAGATCGACGAACAGTTCGCTGTGCTCGAGGCCGCAAAGGAACGGGCGAAAATTCTAGGCACGGACAAGATCCGCATCTTCGCGTTCACTTACAAGGGTCAGAAGACACCCAACGCCGAGCCGCGCATCGCCGAGTTACTGAAGGAAGCCAGCCGCCGCGCCCGCGGATTCAGGCTCGCCATCGAGAACGTGGGGGAGAGCTATATGTGGTCCGGCGCGGACGCCGCGCGAATCCTGAAGCTGGTTCCCGAATCCAATATCTGCCTCACGTGGGACCCGAACAACGCCGCCGCCACCGGCGAGCAGTCGTTCCCGGACGGCTACAAACTGCTGGACCCGGCGCGCATCGTCCATGTCCACCTTCGCGACTACCGGCGTCTCCCCAACGGAAAGGTCGAGTGGGCGCTCGTCGGCCAAGGCGAGTTCGACCATGTCAGCCAGCTCCGTGCGTTGCTGAAGGCCGGCTACAAGGAGACGATGTCCCTCGAGACACACGCCAAGATCCCGGAGGGCAAGGCGGCGGCTTCCGAAGCCTCCATAAAAGGGCTCCTTGAACGCCTGAAACAGGTATAG
- a CDS encoding DUF1592 domain-containing protein, producing MGLRTFLVFSALCSASFAAPPEFAAQVLVKRYCHGCHGPSGKTGLTLTAIDADNPAARPDAWEKAIRRLRARSMPPAGIPRPDEATYEALIGHLEAALDKAASEKPNPGRTDTFRRLTRTEYHNAIRDLLHLDVDVASLLPADETSHGFDNITVGDLSPTLLERYISASRKVARLAIGIPGRAPGGETFYLPPDLTQEKHFEELPLGTRGGTTITYTFPVDATYEIQIRLQRDRNEHVEGLYRQNDVELMLDGTRLQVFSVTPPPAGQDHSQVDKHMNFRVPVKAGPHEVAVAFPKRPFVLPETEREPYEAHFNMDRHPRIQPAVLSVSINGPYDVKGAGDSPSRQRVLICRPVSANEETACAEKILSRLIRRAYRRPVAAADLAMPMKLYRGARAEGFDSGIEMALRAVLVSPEFLFRIEQDPADAGRGEPYRLSDLALATRLSFFLWSSIPDDELLDGAIAGTLSRPGVLEKQVRRMLADPRAEMLATNFAGQWLHLRNLASAKPDMRTFPDFDDNLRQAFRQETEMFFESVMREDRNVLDLLRARYTFVNERLAKHYGIPYVYGSRFRRVELPADSPRGGLLGQGSVLTVTSYATRTSPVIRGKWVLENILGTPPPPPLPSVPALKERGPLGTNLTVRQRLAEHRANPICASCHRLMDPVGFALENFDAVGRWRTQEFGVPVDASAGLPDGSQFDGVDGLRKALLAKPEMFATTVTEKLLTYALGRGVEYYDAPAVREIVRVAKKQDYRFSAFVAGIAASGPFQRRRAGATDREIGRVQR from the coding sequence ATGGGCCTGCGTACGTTCCTGGTGTTTTCGGCCCTGTGTTCCGCCTCCTTCGCAGCCCCGCCCGAATTCGCCGCGCAAGTGTTGGTGAAGCGGTATTGTCACGGGTGCCACGGTCCGAGTGGAAAGACTGGACTTACCCTCACGGCAATCGACGCCGACAACCCGGCGGCGCGCCCGGATGCGTGGGAGAAAGCCATTCGCCGGCTGCGCGCCCGATCAATGCCGCCGGCCGGGATTCCCCGCCCCGATGAGGCCACCTACGAAGCGCTCATCGGTCATCTGGAAGCCGCGCTCGACAAGGCGGCCTCCGAGAAGCCGAATCCGGGGCGTACCGACACGTTCCGCCGCCTGACCCGCACCGAGTACCACAACGCCATTCGCGACCTGCTTCACCTCGACGTGGATGTCGCATCACTCCTGCCAGCCGATGAGACCAGCCATGGCTTCGACAACATCACCGTCGGCGATTTGTCACCCACGCTGCTCGAACGGTACATCTCGGCATCGCGGAAAGTGGCCCGACTCGCCATCGGCATACCGGGCCGCGCGCCCGGTGGCGAGACCTTCTACCTGCCGCCGGACCTCACGCAGGAGAAACACTTCGAGGAGCTACCGCTTGGAACCCGCGGCGGCACGACGATCACCTACACCTTCCCAGTGGACGCCACCTATGAGATACAGATCCGCCTCCAGCGGGATCGCAACGAACACGTCGAGGGGCTTTACCGGCAGAACGACGTGGAGTTGATGCTCGATGGAACGCGGCTGCAGGTATTTTCGGTGACGCCCCCGCCGGCCGGCCAGGATCACAGTCAGGTGGATAAGCACATGAACTTCCGGGTTCCGGTGAAGGCAGGGCCGCACGAGGTGGCCGTTGCGTTCCCGAAGCGCCCCTTCGTGCTTCCGGAAACCGAGCGCGAGCCCTACGAAGCTCACTTCAACATGGATCGCCATCCGCGCATCCAGCCCGCCGTGCTTTCGGTCTCCATCAACGGCCCGTATGACGTGAAGGGCGCCGGCGATTCTCCCAGCCGTCAGCGCGTCCTCATTTGCCGGCCCGTCTCCGCCAACGAAGAAACCGCGTGCGCGGAAAAGATCCTCTCCAGGCTGATAAGACGCGCCTACCGGAGGCCGGTTGCCGCCGCGGACCTGGCCATGCCGATGAAGCTCTACCGCGGGGCGCGCGCGGAAGGCTTCGACAGCGGTATCGAAATGGCGCTTCGCGCCGTGCTCGTCAGCCCCGAGTTTCTCTTCCGGATCGAACAGGACCCGGCCGACGCCGGCCGCGGTGAACCGTACCGGCTGAGCGACCTCGCGCTCGCCACCCGCCTCTCGTTCTTCCTGTGGAGCAGCATCCCGGACGACGAGTTGCTGGATGGCGCGATCGCCGGCACACTCTCGAGGCCCGGCGTGCTCGAGAAGCAGGTCCGCCGGATGCTGGCCGATCCGCGCGCGGAGATGCTCGCCACCAACTTCGCCGGACAGTGGCTGCACCTGCGCAATCTCGCTTCGGCGAAGCCGGACATGCGCACGTTCCCGGATTTCGACGACAACCTGCGCCAGGCATTCCGTCAGGAAACGGAAATGTTTTTCGAGAGCGTGATGCGCGAGGATCGCAACGTGCTTGATCTGCTTCGCGCGCGCTACACCTTCGTCAACGAGCGTCTGGCGAAACACTACGGCATTCCGTACGTTTATGGGAGCCGTTTCCGCCGCGTCGAACTGCCCGCCGACAGCCCACGCGGCGGCTTGTTGGGACAAGGGAGCGTGCTCACGGTGACCTCGTACGCCACACGCACATCGCCCGTCATCCGAGGCAAGTGGGTGCTCGAGAACATCCTCGGGACGCCGCCGCCACCGCCGCTGCCCTCGGTGCCCGCGCTCAAGGAACGCGGTCCGTTGGGAACGAACCTCACGGTGCGGCAGCGCCTGGCCGAACATCGCGCGAATCCGATTTGCGCCTCTTGCCACCGGCTGATGGATCCGGTGGGCTTCGCGCTCGAGAACTTCGATGCCGTGGGCCGCTGGCGCACGCAGGAATTCGGCGTCCCTGTGGACGCCTCGGCCGGCCTGCCGGACGGCTCGCAATTCGATGGCGTCGACGGGCTGCGCAAGGCTCTGCTTGCCAAGCCGGAGATGTTCGCCACCACGGTGACCGAAAAATTGCTGACATACGCGCTCGGCCGCGGGGTTGAATACTACGACGCGCCCGCGGTGCGCGAAATCGTCCGAGTCGCCAAGAAGCAGGACTATCGTTTCTCGGCCTTCGTCGCCGGCATCGCGGCGAGCGGACCGTTCCAGCGGCGGCGGGCCGGCGCTACAGATCGCGAAATCGGGAGAGTGCAACGATGA